In Ornithorhynchus anatinus isolate Pmale09 chromosome 5, mOrnAna1.pri.v4, whole genome shotgun sequence, the DNA window TCCGTTGAAACGGGATCCGCCGGAGAACCCCGGGGCGCCCGCCCCGTGGTCGTCGGCTTCGAGGAGCGTTCGTCCGGAGCGGGGCCCTTCTCTCCGGGGCCCGGCTCTCCTGGCgcggcgacccccccccccccccccagaggggAAGGGTCCGGCGGAGCGCGGGGCGGCTCTACAGGCGGTCGGAGCCGCCGCCGGAGAAGTCGGTCTGGAGCGGGGCGATGTTGCGGTCGTAGGCGGCGGGGTCCGCGGGGCCGGCGGCCAGCTTGAGCTGCTGGGCGGCGTGGGTCAGCTGGAAGGCGGCGTCGGGGTGGGCCGTGTCGGGCAGGAGGGTGCACTCGCGCTCCAGCATGTCCGCCACGCCCTTCAGCAGGTCCAGGAAGCCCAGGGCCAGGGCTGCCTTGCGCAAGCGATTCAGCTCCTGCCAGAGAGGTCCgcccggcgcttactacgtgccagccgccCTACGGAGCGGCGGGGCGCGTACCGACCGATCGGGTCGGGCGCCGTCCccgcccggagaagtgaagtgaaatccattcattcaatagtatttactgagcgcttactaggtgcagagcaccggaccaagcgcttgggacggacggtcgggcaacggatggagaccatccctgcccagcgaggggctcacggtctcagccggggagacgggcggcagagcgaaacaaaaacaagacaacacggGGTGACCCGtccgagatcacgcagcagacgagcggtggggtcgggatcagaacccatgaccttccggttgccgggcccgggctccatccgctacgccgtgctgcttccccataaatacaaccgaatgaacgaacgtcTATCACGGGGccccctccagcccagccccgggaaagcttgctttctcctccctttcctctggtgTCCGTCAGGCGCttcgggaagcggcgcggctcggtggaaagagcccggggtcagaggtggtgggtcctaatcccgcctccgccacctgccagccggGTGCCCCGGGGCAGGtcccttctcggcgcctcagttccctcatctggaaaacggggacgaggaccgagccccccgtgggacaacccgatcggcCCGTATCCGTCCCACCGCTCGGGACGCCGTTCGgcccagagcgagcgcttaacggataccgacgttacaCTCTCCCCCgtccggaccgtgagcccgtcgccgggcggggacggtctctcatctgttgccgaaccgtccctTCCAAGCGCCTGGTAGcgttccgcacgtagtaagcgctcaataaataccatcgaatgaaccaacgggggcaggggaatggaccaCACGACCCCAAGGTCCCCCAGGACTCTCCTGCTTCTAATTCAGGTCCCTCTGTTTCTTGGAGGTCGGCAGCCCCCTCGGCGACACGGCTCCTTCCGACGGAGTCGGGCGAGCGGAAGCGACCCCCAGATCTCCCACCCCTCGCCCCGACGCGGGCCccacccggcctccccgcccgccgggccgcccccgtACTCACCTTATAGAAGGTCTGGGTTTTTTCCGGGAGTTTCCTTGCATTTCTCAGAATCTTCTGGACGTCAGTCTtaccaaagggagagagaaatggacgGGAAGGAtttcggggggaaggggggggggggggggggcgggcagaagCCGGACGCAGGACTCCCTCGAGGGAACCCCGACCCTGCCGGAGGACGAGGCCACGAGCGAGAAACCCTCCCGTGTGGCCTGTAAATGCCCGAGGGCTAAAACGGAGCTGCAGGCGCGAGACGGGTGAAGGGGATGAGTCCGGCTCAGGAGGAGGATTGTGGTGATCATCACCACTCccgatgataaaaaaaaaaaataaataaataaccgccgcatttgttcagcgcttactacgtgccgagcggagtagcctggcctagcggatggagcccgggcgcgggagtcagaaggagccgggttctaatcccggctccgccacccgtctgctttgtgacctcgggcgagtcacttcacttctctgggcctcgggcacctcatctggaaaatgcgggcgaagaccgtgagccccaacgcGATCACCTCGCAACTACTCcgccgcttagaacggcgccccgacgcacagtaagcgcttaaacgccacCGGAAGGCACCGGACTGTCTACCTGGGggcagatagaggataatcagatccacGGGGGgatcacagagtaagtaggagggcgacaggcactgaatccccattttgcagacgagggaaatcaggtccagagaggtaaagcgactggcccgaggtcatacgccgggcagagccgggatcaacactaataataacgttggtatgcgttaagcgcctactacgcgcagagcaccgttctaagcgctgggggagatacggagtcatcgggtcgtcccacgcgaggctcacggtcttcatccccattttactgattaggtaactgaggcacggagaagtgaagtgactcgcccacagtcacgctgccgacaggtggcggagccgggatccgaacccatgacctccgacccccccccccccccccagcccgggctctttccgctgagccacgctgcctcaatgccgccgggattagaacccaggacctccgactccccggttCGTGGCACCTCCCCCCCTCTAGGCCAGTCTGCCGGGGTCCACGCCAAaccctgggatagacacgagataatcgggtcggatcaCCCCCGTCCCTCGCCGGGTTCGGTGGccattacggatgagggaaccgaggcccggagaagtcaggcTGAGGAGCGGCGAGGCGTggcgggtagagcgcgggcctaggagtcggaaggtcaggggtcgtgaccccggccccgccacgggtcggccgcgtgacctcggacgagtcactcggctcctctgggcctcagttccctcaccccgTGAAACgggattgagtccgtgagccccacgcgggacaggcaccgcgtccgaccccgtcgactggtgtccaccccagcgctcactacggcgcccggcacagcgagcgcttaacagacaccacgatTATCATCGTCGTCGACTGGCCTGAGGTGGCCCAACAGGCACGGGGCGGAGGCGAGaccggaacccgggtctcccTCCGCCGGGCCGCCCGCTCCGAAGCCGTTGCTTACGACTGGGtttcggagggggaggaggagcgggtctCCCTCCGGGGGGGCTACCTGCAGGCCGCTGGGCTTGATCCACACGGTGACGTTCTGGGCGTAGCTGCGCTTGTTCTTGGGCTGCAGGGGAAAGGGACTCTTGTTGTCGTCTTCGCCGTACGGGTTCTCTTTGGCGTCTGTCAGGAAACCCCGGTCCGTTGGAAAggcccggggacccccggcccgccccgccccggcccgccccgcccgggaCCCGGAGGGCCGCCCGGGGCGCGTTCGCCCACCGCCGGGCTCCCGCGGGGccccgctccctccttccccgagGATCTCCCCGCCGCCAGCGCCGGGCCCGGGCGCCCGGGGGGCCTCGGCTCAGAGGAGGGGGTCCGTCCGGCGGGATTACCCGAGATGGGCCCCAGCTGGGCCATCTTCCCCAGCCACGGCagaggccccgggccgggctcgaACAGGGACATCATGAGGTTGGATTTCTTCTTGCTGTCCGCCTGCGAGTACAGCATCCCGTGCCACTCGGGCCTGCGGGAAGGCGGGCGGGGCCGTCGTCACCCCCGGAGGGgaacccccggctcctccccgccgccgcggcccccgcccacTCGAAGCAACGACCGAAGAGGAGATCCGCGACGGCCGGGCTCCCCCGCGGAATCCGGACTCTcttgaccccgggcaggtcaccgGACCGCTCCgggcctccctctcctcatctgtaaaacgggggtgagacCGGTCGGGCAGCAGCAGGACGGCACCGTGGccacggcccgggcccgggagtcggaaggtctgatcccggctccgccccggcccTCGGTCACCCCGTCGGTAGAAGGGGGACCGAGTcggcgagccccacacgggacggggaccgagtcccGCTCCATCGGCCCGTATCCGCCACGGCGCCTGGGACGGTATCTGGCGGTCAGCGGGTGCCCAACAGATAGCGTCACTAGTATCATCGGCGGGCGGGATCCGCGGGACGCGCCGGAGGACGCGGCGCGCAGCACCCGCTCAACGGATACCGGAACTACGGTCATCGGAGAGCGGcaggggaggggccgagggaggaagtgggaaagggggccGGGCGGTGATCGGGCGAAGGTTTGGAATGACGATAATCGCCGTATccgccgagcgcttaccgcgcgcccaACACCGGACTCacaccggggcggatacgagatcgtcggggcccgcccggggcccgcggttcaagcaggagggagaacgggtaccggACGCCCCCCGATTCGCAgacgaagaaaccgaggcccagaggagtcaagcgtCTTGCCCGCAGCGAGCACGTGgccgaggggggaggaggagccggggcctccgactcccgggcccggacccctTCCACTCATCCGATTCCGGCTCGGCCGGTCCCGTCCGCCGGAGCCCCCGTGACCCAGAGccccccgggggcaggggagaccGGGCCGCCCCCTACCCCAGCTGAACGATGGCCACCATTCCTTCCACTTTCAGGCTGCCGTGCAGCAGGACGCAGAAGTTGGGGATCTTGCCCGCGATCTGATTGGCCGAATTTTCGTCTTCGACGTCGTCGGTCAGACCGGTCCCCACCTCGTCGCCTTCTGTGCCGCAAacggagccgggcggggggggcgggtcagGACGGCCGGCGGACGGGGAAGACCCGGCCGCGGTTTTCCGCCACTCCGCCCGCTTGCCCGGAGCGAGCCCGGCCGCGGCCCTCTCGCGCCGGCACCGCAGGGCGTCCCCGATGCCACGAGCGAGGCCTCCCGGGCGGGGGGGGCTCCCGCCCATCCCTTTCGACCTCCCCGGGGGGTGGAGGCGTCCGGTCTCACGGCCCCCGGGGCCACGGCCCCCGCCGGGGTCGCCCGggggtccccgccgcccccggccgggccgaggGACGAGAGCGGAGTCGGCCCGGCCCCGCTACCGGCGCGCAGGGGCCGCCGCACCTGGGAGAGGCACGGGGGTCTGCGCGTCCCGGGCCTCcgacgccaacctcctcaccgtccatctcatctctccggccgccgacccctcggccacgtccccctctggcccgcaacgccctccctcttcaaatcccccagacgatgaccctccccctcttcaaagccttcccggaggcccacctcctcccagaggccttccccggctacgCCCCGCTTTTcttcatcccccacctcccttcggcgtcgccccgacttgctcccttaattcatcccccccccccccccgcccagccccacagcgctgacGTCCGGACCTGTCGTTTATTTCCATTcacccccgtctccccttctagaccgcgaggctcgtcgtgagcagggcaTTTGGCAGTTcttttgcagtctcccaagcgcttgggacagggctctgcactcggcgagagctcgataaataccgccgaccgaccgaccgaaccCTTCTTCGCACCCCCCGGTCCCGCTGGTTGCCCCGGCACCTCCACGTacagccggcccggcccggccgccgctgACGGAGATCCGGGCTCCCCGCCAATCTTCCCCTACTGCAAGTCCGCACTCCGTGCTTATTTTCCGTAGATcgtttatggtatttcttgagcgcttactgagcgccggggtgggtccctgtcccacgtggggctccctggcctcatccccattttactttagactttagagaagcagcgtggcttagcggaaagagcccgggctagggagtcgggggctgtgggttctaatccagactcggccgcttctcagttgtgtgggacttcgggcaagccacttcacttcttcgggcctcagttccctcatctgtaaaacgggggtgaagacggtgagccccacgtgcgacaacctgatcgccttctatccaccccagcgcttagaacagcgcccgccgcgtagtaagtgcgtaacaatcACGATTTATTGTCCTGTTCTATATCGCATTTACATTAAGGCCTGTcgccccctctggtctgtaagctcgtggtgggcagggaacctgcctgtctactgttatattggactctcccaaacgcttagtacggtgctctactgtaagcgctccataaataggaccgaatgaccgtgcggagcactgtactaagcgcttgggggagtacaacgcaacagaatcaggagacacattccccgcctataatgagcttactatCCCCGGgaccgactgagcgcttactgcgtgcggaggactgtactaagcgcccgggagaataCGACCCACCGGAATTAGCAGAAAGGCCCCCGGCCCGTACCGAGCTTAGACCGACTCCCTGCTGGGAGCCTTCCGGCTGCGGATCCTACAACACAAATTTCAACCGTCGTCCCCGGGTTGGGGGATCAAACCGCCGAAAAGAATCCACCCCGTCCCGGCCGGGGATGACCGGGAGAACTcacctttgttaagcgctatgggcAGGATCAAGTGCCTGGAGAGGACGGGGGGGCTCGAGATGTCCGCTATGTCGACGAAGCCCACTATTTCCAGATCTGGAGGGgccggtggggggcagagagagagagagagagagaatgcaagATGCAtattattgatatatatatatataaaacgaGATAtactgtaaatattatttattactctatttatttggcTAATGATGCGTATacgtctatgattctatttatcttgatgatattgactggttttgttttgttttgctttgccgtctccccgctttagaccgtgagcccgtcttcgggcagggctggtctccatccgttgccgaactgtccgttccaagcgcttcgtccagtgctctgcacatagtaagcgctcaataaatacgattgaatggatgaatgaatgaagggggggggggggagtccgcTCGCTTTGAATtcaaagagagaaaggcagagagacagagtctCTTATTTGAGGTCCAAGCTTCGGCCGACCCCAAGATCCCCCTCCACTTAATTCCGGTGGCTACGGAGGGctggttcgttcattcgttcattcagtcgtatttattgagcgcttactctgtgcagggcactggactgagcgcttggaacggacaattcggcaacagacagagaccgtccccgcccggcgacgggctcgcggtctaaaccgGGGGAGACCTCCCGATCGCCCGACCTTCAGAGCGTCAGTCTGCCTCCCCTGTCGGACCGTGGGCTCACCGTGGGTGGGGAACGCGCCTGCCGACTCtaggctgtcctctcccaagcgctcagtacagtgtcctgcacacgacACGTGCTCGATAAAACGCCCGACCGGTCGGTTGATTGGGAGGGCGATAACGCCGGGGTCTTTTCATCCAATGACCCCGAAATATCTCACGACGCCGCGTTTCACGACGCCGAGGGACGTTCATTCGTTcgactgtatctattgagcgcttcctgggtgcagagcaccgtattacgtgcttgggagaggacagatcgacccacagcctggcctggtgacagaccaggggccagggagtcagaagcccctgggttctaatcccggctccacgacctGCCTGCGctgcgaccccgggcaagtcgcttcacctctccgtgcctccgttacctcatctgtaaaatgggggttgagaccgtgagcccggagAACTTTCCCACGGGGCTCAGGGACCACAGAGACGGAACGGTCCCGGCCCGAGGAGCGACGGGTGAGGGCGGCCTCGGCTGACGGGCGCCGGCGGGAGGAGGCGTAAGCGGGACCCCGCCGTCGGAGGCGTCGCTTCGAACCCGAGGGACGGCTAAAAAGTGAAAAAGGGCAGGCGGAAACGACCGGCCGTGGGCCGGTAACCACGGAGGCCGAGGTTCCCGGACCGACCGTGGCCACGGGCGACTCTGAGATGCCCAAGGGGACCGGCCTCTGAAGGCCCGTCGTCCTTTGGGGCAACGGCTTCGGGGAACCCCGGCCGAGCCCTCTACTCTTCACCCTGTTTACGAGAACTCGGGGGACCTTTCGGGGGCGGCCCAAGAAgcgcagcctctcccctccctctgcccagacTGGCTTCTCACTCCAAAAACTTCCCCTGGGCCCGGGGAGGGTCCGAcggcccttcccccggccccccgccggacGCCTCggctcccccgcctcccgccgtccctcggtttcgcccGGACGGCCAGCGGGCCCTTCTGTTAGCGAAAAGGGGACGTGGGCCTCCGGGCCCACTCCCCTGGGTCGGAGCCCCCGGCTCCGGGCGGAAGGATCTGGGCGGGGGCCAGAGGTTTGCGGTCCTGAGCCTGGCCCGGCCTCTTCACGCCCCGCGACCGAAACGGGAAAAGAGTCCCGCCCCGCCATCCTCCGGCTCAGACTGAGTCCCGGGAGCGTGGGGCCGCCCGGTCTTCCGGCGGAGCCCtcggggagcgggggccgggggtgggacgcCGTACCTcggcgggagagagaggaggacggggccgggaggTAGGCGGACCACgggccggcccccgccggggccgggctctAAGACCTACCCGTGTTAATGGTCTTCGGGACGGGGTCGATTTCCTCGTCTACGACGAAGGGTTCCGGCCTGGGGAAGGCCTGCACGTCCGACGTCAAGTGGCCGCACTTGAGGACCGCGTGGAAGGGCGTGTACGCCACGTCGATCAGCTTCCTGGAACGCGGGAGGGGGGGAGTCGCCGTTGGGGGCAAAGGAAAGCAACGACCCCGGAAGGCCACGCTTTTCAAAGATTAAAACTAACGACTGGGGcaccgttaagcgcctactaagtgccggacaccgtactgagcgctgggaaccgTATTAAGCACCGAACGATTCCGTTTCCTCCCGGGAGCCGTCACGGCGCTCTGACCGCTCGGGAGGGGTCCCCCGAAACCTGTCGCTTTTACCCAAGGAGGCTcgataatcgttattattaatcgtataTTAATCGTATATTAATACGTTCAATATTTTTTATCATCGTCGTACTCGTTAATCACCTAAGTGCCCAGAGCTCGTCTTGTCAGATGGGCCGGAgaccccgtcccgcctggggctcgctgTTCACGGAGGAGGTAACGGGAtggaatctcccttttacagatgaggaaaccgagacccagagaagcaaagcggtgACCCCGCGGGcccgcagcagagccgggatcagaacccgggtcctccgggccccgggcccggcctctttccgccagACCCCGTGCCCCTCAACTCCGGGAAAGGTTCGGCTTTGAAAGCCCGCGTCCCGGTCAGCCCGGGGGGGCCGCGGAGTTCGACCCCGTCGGGTTTCTGAGAACGGCGGAGGTCTGAAATTGgacgcccacccccggcccgccccgagcACTTCGGCCTACAGCCCGGGGGAAGCGACGGCCCATTACAAGGAAGCctcacggcgggggggggggggggggggtttctcgCCAACTCACCCAAACATGGACTGGACGTTCTTCAGGCACAGGGGGCCGTCGATGGTGAAAATCTGCCCTTCGCCGTTGTTCAGGTCTATGAGCTGCTCGAGGCAATCTAGGGATTCCGAGCTCTGCAGCTGCGGAAGAGAGGAAATCCCCGCTCCCGAAGCCGCGCCGGCTGAGGCCGTCGGCCCGCCCGAGGACGCAGAAAGCCGGGGACCAGAGTCCCCTCCGGAGCCCCGACGACGGCCGGGGAAGCCCGGCTgtggccaggggacctgggttctaatcccctcccaCCCttacccgccgggtgacctcggaccggtCACCGCTCtgcccctcggtttcctcatctgggaaatggggaccaAATCCCCGTTCTCCGTCCtattcagaccgcgagccccgcgggcCGCGTCCGACCTGACCGACTGGTGGCCGCCACGGCTAGTCCGGgctggagggaaatgggaaaaaactCCCCCGGCGGAACTCCCTTCATCCCGGAGACGGGGACCGCGGAGGAGCGGGATGGGGCTCGTAGGAGGCGGGTCGATCTTCCGAAAAGAATTCTGCTGCCCCCGATCCCTCCCCGTtgcggacggggaacgtgtctaccgactcagtcgtactgccctctcccaagcgctcaggacagtgctctgcacagagtcacacggtaagccctcgatgAATCCGACCGATCGACTGCAGAGGAGGCCATTCTCGGGGCTCCCGCCCGGCCTCCGAGCCCACAGCCATccctgtggtatttgctgagcgcttagtggaaagagcccgggcttgggagtcagagatcgtgggttctaagcccgactccgccgcttgccagccgtgtgactctgggcaagtcacttcacttctctgggcctcagttccctcgtctggaaaatagggaggaaaaccgtgagccccacacgggacatcctgatcagcttctatcgagcccagcgcttagaacagtgctttgcacagagtgagcgcttaaatactaccattatcattatcgttactaggtgccgggcacctttctaagcgctgagatgaacacaagcaaattaggCCGCTTGTGAGCACGGccctgggcgtcggaaggtcgcggctcccaccacttgtctaccgtgggaccttggccaagtctcttcacttctctgggcctcagtgacctcgcccggaaaacggggattgagacggtgagccccgcacgggacggGAGCGTGTCCAACTCCATCTGCTTGTGACCACCCCAGtacctagcgcatagtaagcgctcggccaataccatcgtcgttattatcgttattactaggtcgtagagcgtgtgtgtgtgtcggggggatattattcattcaatagtatttactgagcgcttactatgtgcagagtaccgtactaagcgcttggaatgttcaaatcggttcAAACCGCGTTATAATACCGGCCACCGACGGCTCTGAAGACAGAGGCTCAGACGGGCCCGGGGAACTAACGGCCTCATTACGGCGGCCCGCCGCGGACCCCCAAATCAGAGGGCATCTTCGGGACCGCAGCGTGAGCCGACAGCTGGCTCCCGACACGGACATCCGACTTGAATCTCAGAGAGTTTTCACCCCCTTCCGCCAAGCTCAACCCGGCAGGCCCCCCGGCGGACCCATCGGGTCCGGTGCCCCCTTCCCGGTTGGGCAAGAGAGAATCTCAGCCCAGCAGGCTGCCGCGGTTTACCCCCGACGCGAGACGGGCCGGTTGTGTCCCACCTAAGGACTTGGGAGCTCGCCAGTTGCCCCAGCTGCCTTCCCGCTCTTAAcaggaccctccccccgcccaccccccagctccaggGCCCAAGAATGCTCCCTAAAATGGTGCCACGCAAAGACCCCTGGACGAGACCCACCTGGAGCGTGAGCTCCGCATCAAACTCAAACCACTTACCGGCGGCCCGAGAGCAGTCAATCGCCTCGTCCCCTCTttctcacctcgccgctctcctcccgtaacccggcccgcacgcttcgcccctctaacgccaacctcctcgCCGTACCTCTGTCTCGTCtctcgccgacctctcacccacggcccgcttctggcctgcaacgccctccctcctcgaatctgacaGACGACCGACTCTCCCCcccgcctcaaagccttattgaaggcccgtctcctccaagagcccttcctttcctctcttgcgCTTCCAtctgctccctttaatcaccccctCACAGCCCCTCCACCACTTGGGCCCATATTccttctttcgatcgtatttactgagcgcttattgcgtgctgAGCACTCAACTGATCTCTAATAGTTATtcatatcgtctgtctccccctctagaccgtaaacccactgcgggcagggaacgtgtcttccaactcactCTGGTACATCGAACGCTCCCGAGggcgtagtccagtgctccgcgagggctcagtaaatgcggtCGACTAAGCCCGCCGTGGGCGAgggacgtgtctacccactccgttacgccgtcctctccgaagcgctcagcccagtgccccgcacgcggtcGGCACGCGGTCGACACCTTCGACCGACGAGACCGCCGGTGAGCTGGCCCGCCCGCCTCCACCCTGATCCGCCCCTGCCCCTGGGGCCTCGCTCAGATGGAAATTACCTCTTCCAGGTTGGCCATGCACATGATGTACagcttggaggggaaggggaaaggcagaggaaacCTGCCGCTGTCGCTCCGCGGATTGTGCGCGGCCAGCGAGTGCCGGAGGGAGCCCCTCCCGATCCCCAGACACCCGTCCGTTACCAGAACGACCTGCaggagagagggggatgggggggtgacCTTTCAGAgaaaatgcatttattcattcgacagtatttacggagcgcttactatgggcagaggaccgggctaagcgcttggaaaggacaatccggcaacggacagagacgatcccaggccggcgacgggctcacagtctaatcgggggagacggacggac includes these proteins:
- the INTS14 gene encoding integrator complex subunit 14 isoform X2, translating into MPTVVVMDVSLSMTRPVTAEGSEDYQRKHLAVHGLTMLFEHMATNYKLEFTALVVFSSLWELMVPFTRDYNTLQEALSNMDDYDKTCLESALLGVCNVVQQEWGGAIPCQLQSSESLDCLEQLIDLNNGEGQIFTIDGPLCLKNVQSMFGKLIDVAYTPFHAVLKCGHLTSDVQAFPRPEPFVVDEEIDPVPKTINTDLEIVGFVDIADISSPPVLSRHLILPIALNKEGDEVGTGLTDDVEDENSANQIAGKIPNFCVLLHGSLKVEGMVAIVQLGPEWHGMLYSQADSKKKSNLMMSLFEPGPGPLPWLGKMAQLGPISDAKENPYGEDDNKSPFPLQPKNKRSYAQNVTVWIKPSGLQTDVQKILRNARKLPEKTQTFYKELNRLRKAALALGFLDLLKGVADMLERECTLLPDTAHPDAAFQLTHAAQQLKLAAGPADPAAYDRNIAPLQTDFSGGGSDRL
- the INTS14 gene encoding integrator complex subunit 14 isoform X1: MPTVVVMDVSLSMTRPVTAEGSEDYQRKHLAVHGLTMLFEHMATNYKLEFTALVVFSSLWELMVPFTRDYNTLQEALSNMDDYDKTCLESALLGVCNVVQQEWGGAIPCQVVLVTDGCLGIGRGSLRHSLAAHNPRSDSGRFPLPFPFPSKLYIMCMANLEELQSSESLDCLEQLIDLNNGEGQIFTIDGPLCLKNVQSMFGKLIDVAYTPFHAVLKCGHLTSDVQAFPRPEPFVVDEEIDPVPKTINTDLEIVGFVDIADISSPPVLSRHLILPIALNKEGDEVGTGLTDDVEDENSANQIAGKIPNFCVLLHGSLKVEGMVAIVQLGPEWHGMLYSQADSKKKSNLMMSLFEPGPGPLPWLGKMAQLGPISDAKENPYGEDDNKSPFPLQPKNKRSYAQNVTVWIKPSGLQTDVQKILRNARKLPEKTQTFYKELNRLRKAALALGFLDLLKGVADMLERECTLLPDTAHPDAAFQLTHAAQQLKLAAGPADPAAYDRNIAPLQTDFSGGGSDRL